Proteins encoded together in one Marmota flaviventris isolate mMarFla1 chromosome Y, mMarFla1.hap1, whole genome shotgun sequence window:
- the LOC139703533 gene encoding uncharacterized protein CXorf51A-like, whose translation MAKATKKSQKPNADMAQSTSSMKERKNMKTSYHHSRCGRGSKILKSTNKGKKTLQNNSSKRDSEKPSTSLKKSKKTKGTILFGHYHRLNEKLNREPEMENTPETSSISSDDLDSK comes from the exons ATGGCTAAGGCaaccaagaaatcacagaagcctAATGCAGATATGGCCCAGTCAACATCatcgatgaaagaaagaaagaatatgaagactTCCTATCATCACTCCAGATGCGGAAGAGGCAGCAAG ATACTAAAGTCCACCAATAAGGgtaaaaaaacacttcaaaataattcaagcaaaagagactcagaaaagccttccacatctctgaaaaaatctaagaaaactaaaggaaCAATACTCTTTGGTCATTATCATCggctaaatgaaaaactgaatagagagccagaaatggaaaatacccCAGAAACCTCCAGCATTTCAAGTGATGATCTGGACAGCAAGTAA